A window from Gossypium raimondii isolate GPD5lz chromosome 7, ASM2569854v1, whole genome shotgun sequence encodes these proteins:
- the LOC105786953 gene encoding rhamnogalacturonan I rhamnosyltransferase 1 yields the protein MGVMKGGGGERVEKLKYSRMKLWMIRATTSVLLWTCVVQLMAVGETWGPRVLKGWPSCFTHQDSSFSVIEDKVLSVPARVLPPKRVYKNNGYLMVSCNGGLNQMRAAICDMVTIARYLNVTLIVPELDKTSFWADPSEFQDIFDVDHFITSLRDEVRILKELPPRLKRRVETGTVYSMPPISWSDISYYRNQILPLIRKYKVLHLNRTDTRLANNGQPLDIQKLRCRVNFSALRFTSQIEDLGKRVIKLLRQNGPFIVLHLRYEMDMLAFSGCTQGCNNEEVEELTRMRYAYPWWKEKIINSDLKRKDGLCPLTPEETVLILRALDIENSYQIYIAAGEIYGGNRRMASLASAYPKLVRKETLLEPSDLGFFQNHSSQMAALDYLVSLESDIFIPTYDGNMAKVVEGHRRFLGYKQTILLDRRLLVDLIDQYNSGSLSWNEFSNAVKESHKYRKGQPTQRSVIPDRPKEEDYFYANPEECLKPSSYGQVSSM from the exons ATGGGGGTAATGAAAGGTGGAGGAGGGGAAAGAGTTGAAAAGTTGAAGTACTCCAGAATGAAGCTGTGGATGATACGCGCCACCACCTCGGTGTTGCTTTGGACTTGCGTTGTACAATTAATGGCGGTAGGTGAGACGTGGGGACCACGCGTCCTTAAAGGCTGGCCTTCCTGTTTCACTCACCAGGATTCTTCCTTCTCCGTCATTGAAGACAAAGTCCTCTCCGTTCCCGCTCGTGTTCTTCCTCCCAAAA GGGTATATAAGAACAATGGTTACTTGATGGTTTCATGTAATGGAGGTCTCAATCAAATGCGAGCAGCA ATTTGTGATATGGTTACCATTGCAAGATATTTGAATGTCACACTTATAGTTCCAGAACTGGATAAAACGTCCTTCTGGGCCGATCCCAG TGAATTTCAAGATATATTTGATGTGGATCATTTCATTACATCACTGAGAGATGAGGTTCGTATATTGAAGGAGTTGCCTCCTAGGCTTAAGAGGAGAGTTGAAACGGGAACGGTGTATTCCATGCCTCCAATTAGCTGGTCTGATATATCGTACTACCGTAACCAG ATTCTTCCTCTGATACGGAAATATAAAGTTTTACATTTGAATAGAACTGATACTCGACTTGCCAACAATGGGCAGCCTTTAGATATTCAGAAGCTGCGATGTCGTGTAAATTTTAGTGCTTTGAGATTCACTTCTCAGATAGAGGACTTAGGTAAACGAGTTATTAAGCTTCTGAGGCAAAATGGCCCTTTTATTGTCCTTCATCTTAGATACGAAATGGACATGTTAGCATTTTCGGGCTGTACCCAAGGTTGCAACAATGAGGAGGTGGAGGAGTTGACAAGAATGAG ATATGCTTATCCCTGgtggaaagaaaaaataataaattcagaCTTGAAAAGGAAAGATGGTTTGTGCCCTTTGACGCCTGAGGAAACTGTGCTTATATTGAGGGCGCTGGACATTGAAAATAGTTATCAAATCTATATTGCAGCGGGTGAAATATATGGTGGAAATCGGAGAATGGCAAGTCTTGCCTCAGCTTATCCAAAATTG GTTAGAAAGGAGACTTTATTGGAGCCATCAGACCTTGGgttttttcaaaatcattcatcCCAGATGGCAGCATTAGATTATCTTGTTTCGTTGGAGAGTGATATTTTTATTCCTACGTATGACGGAAACATGGCTAAGGTTGTTGAAGGCCATCGCAG ATTTCTGGGGTACAAGCAGACAATATTATTGGACCGAAGGCTTTTGGTTGATCTGATAGACCAGTACAATAGTGGATCCCTAAGTTGGAATGAGTTCTCAAATGCCGTGAAAGAATCTCACAAATATCGCAAGGGGCAACCAACACAAAGATCGGTGATCCCCGACAGGCCTAAAGAAGAGGATTACTTCTATGCCAACCCAGAAGAATGCTTGAAACCATCATCATATGGTCAAGTGAGTAGCATGTGA